One Cryptomeria japonica chromosome 9, Sugi_1.0, whole genome shotgun sequence genomic window carries:
- the LOC131044565 gene encoding 3-ketoacyl-CoA synthase 8-like, with product MKENVKTFNLSGMGCSAGVLAVNMAKDLLLVNPDSYALILSTESTTVNANYPGKDRSFMLTNSLFRVGGANLILSNKPQDAVRAKLRLLHSIRTSVAADDEAYGCISVTEDDDGVYGVRLRPSLHTIAPNLTKLGPKVLPLREQLYYAYNWLCIKLLKMKVEAYVPNFKLAFQHFCVHPGGRGVISGIGKSLKLNEYDLEASRMALFRFGNTSTSGVWYEMAYLHAKGRLKVGERVLQIALGSGVKCNTAVWEVVREKYPLESSCWDECLHRYPCDTKKNYTDDFSDPWLSRVTPSIQPTSNDLDTNTI from the coding sequence ATGAAGGAAAACGTGAAGACGTTTAATCTTTCTGGCATGGGGTGCAGCGCCGGCGTTTTAGCGGTGAACATGGCAAAAGATCTGTTGCTCGTAAATCCGGACTCGTACGCTCTCATCCTCTCCACCGAGAGCACAACCGTCAATGCAAACTACCCCGGCAAAGACAGAAGCTTCATGCTCACCAACTCCCTCTTCCGAGTTGGCGGCGCCAACTTGATTCTCTCCAACAAACCGCAAGACGCCGTCCGAGCCAAATTGCGGCTTCTCCATTCAATTCGGACCAGCGTGGCCGCCGACGACGAGGCCTACGGTTGCATATCTGTGACGGAGGACGATGACGGCGTCTACGGGGTCCGTCTCCGCCCTTCTCTACACACAATTGCTCCCAACTTAACCAAGCTCGGCCCCAAAGTCCTTCCGTTGCGCGAGCAGCTGTACTACGCCTACAATTGGCTCTGCATAAAGTTGTTGAAGATGAAGGTGGAGGCCTATGTTCCCAACTTCAAGCTGGCGTTCCAGCATTTTTGCGTCCACCCGGGAGGTCGCGGCGTCATCAGCGGAATCGGGAAAAGCCTGAAGCTGAATGAGTACGACCTGGAGGCGTCGCGCATGGCGCTGTTTCGGTTCGGCAACACGTCGACGAGCGGCGTGTGGTACGAAATGGCGTACTTGCATGCAAAAGGGCGGCTCAAGGTTGGCGAGCGCGTGCTGCAGATTGCGTTGGGATCAGGGGTCAAGTGCAACACCGCTGTTTGGGAAGTAGTGAGAGAAAAGTATCCTTTGGAGAGCAGCTGCTGGGACGAGTGCCTTCACAGGTATCCCTGCGATACGAAAAAAAACTACACGGATGATTTCAGTGACCCGTGGTTAAGTCGTGTCACCCCTAGTATACAACCTACTTCCAACGACTTGGACACCAACACTATCTGA